One window of Pseudomonas sp. FP198 genomic DNA carries:
- the ybgC gene encoding tol-pal system-associated acyl-CoA thioesterase: protein MRAQNGLESFAHRCRVYYEDTDAGGIVYYVNYLKFMERARTERLRELGFAQSALAGEDLLFVVHSSEARYHAPARLDDELVVTADVIELNRVSLRFKQQVRRAADNVLLCEGQFLVACVRTHSLKPRAIPEALRAAFAGVSGAGTHSEQEIKRGS from the coding sequence ATGCGCGCGCAAAACGGGCTTGAGTCGTTCGCACATCGCTGTCGCGTTTATTACGAGGACACCGATGCCGGCGGCATCGTTTACTACGTCAATTACCTCAAGTTTATGGAACGGGCTCGAACCGAACGGCTGCGGGAACTGGGTTTTGCCCAATCCGCGCTGGCAGGGGAGGATCTGTTATTCGTCGTGCATTCCAGCGAAGCGCGCTATCACGCGCCGGCGCGACTGGACGACGAGCTGGTGGTGACTGCCGATGTCATCGAATTGAACCGCGTCAGCCTGCGCTTCAAGCAGCAGGTCAGGCGGGCTGCGGATAATGTGCTGCTCTGCGAAGGGCAGTTTTTGGTGGCCTGTGTGCGCACCCATAGTTTGAAACCCCGGGCCATTCCCGAAGCTCTACGCGCGGCCTTTGCCGGCGTGAGCGGCGCGGGTACACACTCAGAGCAGGAGATAAAGCGTGGAAGCTAA
- the tolQ gene encoding protein TolQ produces MEANVVDHSSMWSLVSNASVVVQLVMLILVAASVTSWIMIFQRSNMLRAGRRALESFEERFWSGIDLSKLYRQAGSNPDPDSGVEQIFRAGFKEFSRLRQQPGVDPEAVMEGVARAMRVAISREEEKLEQGLPYLATVGSVSPYIGLFGTVWGIMNSFRGLASAQQATLATVAPGIAEALIATAIGLFAAIPAVIAYNRFAARSETLTSRYYTFADEFQAILHRKVHTSEE; encoded by the coding sequence GTGGAAGCTAACGTCGTCGACCATTCCTCCATGTGGAGCCTGGTCAGCAATGCCAGCGTCGTGGTGCAACTGGTAATGCTGATCCTGGTAGCCGCATCGGTGACCTCATGGATCATGATTTTTCAGCGCAGCAACATGCTGCGTGCCGGTCGCCGTGCCCTGGAGAGCTTCGAAGAGCGCTTCTGGTCCGGCATTGACCTGTCCAAGCTCTATCGCCAGGCCGGCAGCAACCCGGACCCGGATTCCGGCGTCGAGCAGATCTTCCGTGCCGGCTTCAAGGAATTCTCCCGTCTGCGCCAGCAGCCGGGCGTCGACCCTGAAGCGGTGATGGAAGGTGTGGCCCGCGCTATGCGCGTCGCCATATCCCGCGAGGAAGAAAAACTCGAACAGGGCCTGCCGTACCTGGCTACCGTCGGTTCGGTCAGTCCGTACATCGGCCTGTTCGGTACCGTGTGGGGGATCATGAACTCGTTCCGTGGCCTGGCTTCCGCCCAGCAGGCGACGCTGGCCACCGTCGCCCCGGGTATCGCCGAGGCGCTGATCGCCACGGCCATCGGCCTGTTCGCGGCGATTCCGGCCGTGATCGCCTACAACCGCTTCGCGGCTCGCAGCGAAACGCTGACCAGCCGTTACTACACCTTCGCCGATGAATTCCAGGCGATCCTGCACCGCAAAGTGCACACCAGCGAAGAATAA
- the tolA gene encoding cell envelope integrity protein TolA: MQQQREPSASESYFWPSVLAIGLHVLVFGMLFVSFAMTPELPPAKPIVQATLYQLKSKSQATTQTNQKLAGEAKKSAARQTEVEQMEQKKVEQEAVRAAEQKKEEAAQKAEEAKKADEAKKADEAKKADEAKKTAEAKKAEEKQLADIAKKKAEEEAKKAAEEEAKKAAAEEAKKKIVEDAKKKAAEDAKKKAEAEEAKKKVAEDAKKKAAADAAKKKAQDAARKSAEEKKAQALADLLSDTPERQQALADEQGDEVAGSFDDLIRARAAEGWARPPSARKGMTVVLQIGMLPDGTVTSVSVAKSSGDGPFDASAVAAVKNIGRLTEMQGMKPSDFAPYRSFKMTFTPEDLAL, encoded by the coding sequence ATGCAGCAACAGCGAGAGCCGTCCGCCTCGGAAAGCTACTTCTGGCCTAGTGTCCTGGCAATCGGCCTGCATGTGCTGGTGTTCGGCATGCTGTTCGTCAGTTTTGCCATGACGCCGGAGCTGCCGCCGGCCAAGCCGATCGTGCAGGCGACCCTGTACCAGCTCAAATCGAAAAGCCAGGCCACCACGCAGACCAACCAGAAGCTGGCCGGCGAGGCGAAGAAGTCTGCCGCGCGCCAGACCGAAGTCGAGCAGATGGAGCAGAAGAAGGTCGAGCAGGAAGCGGTGAGAGCAGCGGAACAAAAGAAAGAGGAAGCTGCTCAAAAGGCCGAAGAAGCCAAGAAGGCCGATGAGGCGAAAAAAGCGGACGAGGCCAAAAAGGCCGACGAGGCGAAGAAAACCGCCGAAGCGAAAAAGGCAGAAGAGAAACAATTGGCTGATATAGCCAAGAAGAAAGCCGAAGAAGAAGCCAAGAAAGCCGCTGAAGAAGAGGCCAAGAAAGCGGCCGCTGAAGAAGCGAAGAAAAAGATTGTCGAGGACGCGAAGAAAAAAGCGGCCGAAGACGCCAAGAAGAAAGCTGAAGCTGAAGAGGCGAAAAAGAAAGTCGCCGAAGACGCGAAGAAGAAAGCCGCCGCCGACGCCGCCAAGAAGAAGGCCCAGGACGCAGCGCGTAAATCCGCCGAAGAGAAAAAGGCCCAGGCCCTGGCAGATTTGCTTTCCGACACGCCTGAGCGTCAGCAGGCCTTGGCCGACGAGCAGGGCGATGAAGTCGCCGGCAGCTTCGACGATCTGATTCGCGCCCGGGCGGCGGAAGGCTGGGCTCGTCCTCCTTCGGCGCGCAAAGGCATGACGGTAGTATTGCAAATCGGCATGTTGCCCGACGGTACGGTTACCTCGGTCAGCGTGGCCAAGTCCAGTGGCGATGGTCCGTTCGACGCTTCGGCGGTCGCGGCGGTCAAGAACATTGGGCGATTGACGGAAATGCAAGGAATGAAGCCGAGCGATTTTGCTCCCTATCGTTCGTTCAAGATGACATTCACACCTGAGGATCTAGCCTTGTGA
- the tolR gene encoding protein TolR gives MARARNKRKPVAEMNVVPYIDVMLVLLVIFMVTAPMLNQGVKVDLPKVSSEALPQDNNTQVLTISIKADKTYYWNLGSEVDTEKQQDRAMTLPQMTDAVTKIINAGNSNGKRTQVFIRGDKTVDYGAVMGAMGGLQKAGVGNVGLITEAP, from the coding sequence ATCGCTCGAGCCCGAAACAAGCGCAAGCCGGTTGCCGAGATGAACGTGGTGCCCTACATCGACGTGATGCTGGTGCTGCTGGTCATCTTCATGGTGACCGCGCCGATGCTCAATCAGGGCGTGAAGGTCGATCTGCCCAAGGTTTCCAGCGAAGCCTTGCCGCAGGACAACAACACCCAGGTCCTGACCATTTCGATCAAGGCCGACAAGACCTATTACTGGAACCTTGGCAGCGAAGTCGACACCGAGAAGCAGCAGGACCGGGCCATGACCCTGCCGCAGATGACCGATGCGGTGACCAAGATCATCAATGCCGGCAACAGCAACGGCAAGCGCACCCAGGTCTTCATTCGCGGCGACAAGACCGTCGACTACGGTGCGGTGATGGGCGCCATGGGCGGCCTGCAGAAAGCCGGGGTCGGTAATGTTGGCTTGATCACCGAGGCGCCCTGA